DNA sequence from the Patescibacteria group bacterium genome:
TGACAATCAGAATCGCGACGTGCGACCCGGAAATCGAGATCACGTGGCTCAAACCCGTGCGTGCAAAACTATTATTCAAATTCTCATCCATCGCTCCCATATCCCCCAAAATCATCGCCCGCCCAAAACTCGCTTCCGGCTCGCTCATGCCTTGGTTAATTTTGGTGCGCAGGATATTTTTGAATTTATAGATATTGGAATAAATTAAATCGACCACGTCCAGCTCCGTATCCAGCTTTTTGATATTTTTGGGATAATAACAAACGCTATAAATATCATAGCGCGCCAGATATTTATCATACGCAAAACCTTCAAATTCTTCTGGTGCTTTTAATTTACAGGTCAATGAGACGACATCGCCGTAGGCAAATTCGGGATAGAGATTTGTTGTCACTAAAACCTTACCTTCAACCACTTCCCCCTCACCCCGACCCTCTCCCGCGGGGCGAGGGAGTTTAAATTCCTGCTTTGCGATTTGTAGATTATTAAGAGTTATTTTCTGATTACTCTTTTTTAAACTCGGCTCTTCACTCACCTTGCCAATCAATTGCACTTCTTGATTATTATAATACCAAATCTTATTAGCGTCCGTTTTTGGAATTGTCAAAGAGAAACGCCAGATGCCAAGCAAAGCAAAAAAGCTAAGTAAAAAAAACATATTTATTAGGATATGTTTCTTATTGGCTGTATTCCAGACTAAAAAAGTCAGAACTGTGAAAATGATACTGGCAGCAAACCACTGGATGTCATTTTTAAGGAAGCTAATAGGCAAAAAAGATGCGATGGTAATGCCGGTTATAAAGGCGAGACAGGAATAGAAGAATAGTTTTGATTTGGAAAAAGGAAGCATGCTAATATATTCCCTCGCCCCGCGGGAGAGGGCCAGGGTGAGGGGTCGGTTTATAAATGAAGAATGTTTACCCGCTCTCGACATGTCGCCACAATATCCTCCAATACTAATATTAAATTTTCTTTTACGTCTGAATTGTTATACCTCTTTACTAAAAAACCCTGCTCTTCTAAAAATTTTTGTCGCTTAACGTCATATTGAATTTCCTTGTCAGTGCTATGCGTAGCGCCATCAAGTTCAACAACTAACTTAGCCTCAAAACAACAAAAATCAACTATATATTTATCAATACCGAATTGTTTTTTAAATTTAAAATCCCCGAGCTGACTATCTCTGACTCTTCCCCATAAAATTCGCTCACAAGTTATGGGCTGTTTTCTTAAAACTTTACGGATATTTTTTTGTTGGGGTTGGTTAAATAATTTTGTCATTTTTTTCTAAGACTGCCCCTCACCCCAACCCTCTCCCGCGGGGCGAGGGAGTATTATAGCCATCTTCGATTTAATTTTTACACTTCCCTAATCCACCGCAAATACTCTTCCATAAATCTCTCCAAATCGCCATTCAAAACCCCATCAATATCCTGCGTCTCGCATTGGGTGCGGTGATCCTTGACCATTTTATACGGCTGCATGACGTACGAGCGAATCTGTTTGCCCCACTCTGCCTTTTGCGCTTCACCCTTGATTTTGCGCTCTTCTTTTTCGCGCTCTTCCTCTTGGAGTTTAAACAATTTTGACTTCAAAATCTTCAAAGCTGATTCCTTGTTTTGGTGTTGTGATTTTTCGTTTTGGCAGGTCACAACAATACCGGACGCCAAATGCTTGATGCGCACCGCTGAATCTGTTGTGTTCACACTCTGCCCGCCTGGCCCTGATGAGCGAAAAACATCAATGCGAATATCACTATCGGCAATCTCAATATCCACCGCCTCGGGCAATTCCGGAATTACCTCCACAAGCGCAAAAGAAGTGTGACGCATCGCCTCCGAGTCAAAGGGCGAAATCCTAACCAGGCGATGAACACCAGATTCGCTTTTAAAATAGCCGTAAGCCCAACGACCATAGATATGATAAGTCGCGCTCTTAATTCCCGCTTCAGCGCCGACAGTGCGATCAATTAGATTCACTTTCCACTTACGCTTTTCCGCAAAACGCAAAAACATCCGCTCCAAAATCTCCGCCCAGTCCTGCGCATCTACTCCAC
Encoded proteins:
- a CDS encoding ComEC family competence protein, with translation MLPFSKSKLFFYSCLAFITGITIASFLPISFLKNDIQWFAASIIFTVLTFLVWNTANKKHILINMFFLLSFFALLGIWRFSLTIPKTDANKIWYYNNQEVQLIGKVSEEPSLKKSNQKITLNNLQIAKQEFKLPRPAGEGRGEGEVVEGKVLVTTNLYPEFAYGDVVSLTCKLKAPEEFEGFAYDKYLARYDIYSVCYYPKNIKKLDTELDVVDLIYSNIYKFKNILRTKINQGMSEPEASFGRAMILGDMGAMDENLNNSFARTGLSHVISISGSHVAILIVILAFVFLALGFWRQQLFYVISITLTVYIIMIGATAAAVRSLVMGMLVLLGIHLGRLNRMDISLVFAAAVMLLFNPMLLRYDAGFQLSFLAVFAIIFLHPQFLKLYAKLIDKYPFLNRQFYKIFFEIISISLLIQILTFPILFFSFKQFSLIAPLANLLILWTLPFLLASLIAGLIASFVFPSFALVLFFPAKISLAYIIFIAQTLEKLPWAYLKF
- a CDS encoding DUF559 domain-containing protein, whose translation is MTKLFNQPQQKNIRKVLRKQPITCERILWGRVRDSQLGDFKFKKQFGIDKYIVDFCCFEAKLVVELDGATHSTDKEIQYDVKRQKFLEEQGFLVKRYNNSDVKENLILVLEDIVATCRERVNILHL
- the prfB gene encoding peptide chain release factor 2, with translation MENLIKNLEELRERVIETWRLLDIDRKQARMMEAEFRMNAEGFWDNQEEAVRVSRETEDLKKEVEEWINLKKEITDLEEMVAWAQNEGDTSLHDEAQVKYQELKDKYEQYEFYVLFGERYDEGNAIISVHAGTGGVDAQDWAEILERMFLRFAEKRKWKVNLIDRTVGAEAGIKSATYHIYGRWAYGYFKSESGVHRLVRISPFDSEAMRHTSFALVEVIPELPEAVDIEIADSDIRIDVFRSSGPGGQSVNTTDSAVRIKHLASGIVVTCQNEKSQHQNKESALKILKSKLFKLQEEEREKEERKIKGEAQKAEWGKQIRSYVMQPYKMVKDHRTQCETQDIDGVLNGDLERFMEEYLRWIREV